One window of Marinobacterium aestuarii genomic DNA carries:
- a CDS encoding transporter substrate-binding domain-containing protein → MNLRKLIVTLSLLAGTALAASAAQAEKIRIATEGAYAPFNMIDANGDLKGFDVDIANALCAEMKADCELVAQDWDGIIPGLLTRKYDAIIASMSITEERLRVVDFSEPYYSNVLAFAAARDSDFKTDKDSLKGKVIGAQRATIAGLYLEDNLADTVEVKFYDTQDNAYLDLAAGRLDGLLSDKFPAYDWMRSEEGQGFEFKGADIDIDDKIGIAVRKNDPLKEKFNAAIKAIVDNGTYAKINAEYFPFSIY, encoded by the coding sequence ATGAATCTGCGCAAACTCATTGTGACCCTGAGCCTCCTAGCCGGCACCGCCCTGGCCGCCAGCGCCGCCCAGGCGGAAAAGATCCGTATCGCCACCGAAGGCGCCTACGCTCCCTTCAACATGATCGACGCCAATGGCGACCTCAAGGGTTTCGACGTCGACATTGCCAATGCGCTCTGTGCCGAAATGAAGGCCGATTGCGAACTCGTGGCACAGGACTGGGACGGCATTATTCCCGGCCTGCTGACGCGCAAATACGATGCGATCATCGCCTCCATGTCCATCACCGAAGAACGCCTGCGGGTGGTGGACTTTTCCGAGCCCTACTATTCCAACGTGCTGGCCTTTGCTGCCGCCAGGGACAGCGACTTCAAGACCGACAAGGACAGCCTGAAAGGCAAGGTCATAGGTGCCCAGCGGGCGACTATCGCCGGCCTCTACCTTGAAGACAACCTCGCCGATACCGTTGAGGTGAAGTTCTACGACACCCAGGATAATGCCTATCTCGACCTGGCCGCCGGCCGTCTCGATGGCCTGCTGTCCGACAAGTTCCCGGCCTACGACTGGATGCGCAGCGAGGAAGGCCAGGGCTTCGAGTTCAAGGGCGCCGATATCGACATTGACGACAAGATCGGCATTGCCGTACGCAAGAACGACCCGCTGAAAGAAAAGTTCAACGCCGCGATCAAGGCCATTGTCGACAATGGTACCTATGCGAAGATCAACGCCGAGTACTTCCCGTTCTCGATCTATTGA